A region of the Sphingomonas sp. S2-65 genome:
GAAACTTCTGCGGTTCCAAGGCGATGCCGTCGCCCATGCGGTACAGGTGGCCGGCCTTGCCGTAGAAGGTGCCGTCGAGGAAATTGCCGGTGTAGAACTGGACGCCGGGCTCGGTGCTGAGCACTTCGAGCACGCGGCCCGAGGCGGGGTCTTCCAGCCGGGCGGCGAGTTCGGGCTTGGCGGTGACGCCCTTGTCGAGCGCGAAATTGTGGTCGTAGCCCTGGCCGTAGCGGATCTGCTGGTCGGTGCCGTCGCGAAGCCCCTCGCCGATGATGCGCGCCTTGCGGAAATCGAACACGCTGCCGGACACCGGGCGAAGCTCGCCGGTAGGGATCAGTGCGGCGTTGACCGGGGTGTAGGCGGTGGCCGGAATGGTGAGCAGATGGCCCATCGCCCCCATTGGCGAGCCTTCGCCGGCCAGGTTGAAGATCGCGTGGTTGGTCATGTTGACCACGGTCGGCTTGGTCGTCGCCGCATCATAGGCGATCTGGAGCGCGCCTTCCTCGTCGAGCGAATAGGTGACCTTCACCTCCAGCGTGCCCGGATAACCCGAGTCGCCGTCGGGGCTGGTGAGGCCGAACACCACGCGGGCGGTGGGGCCGTTGTCGACCGAGAGGATGCGCCACACCTTCTTGTCGAACCCCTGGCCGCCGCCATGGAGCGAGGTGGTCTTGTCGTTCAATGGCAGCTGATACGTCTTGCCGTTCAGCGCGAACTTGCCGCCGGCGATGCGGTTGGCATAGCGCCCGACGGTGACGCCGAAATAGTTCGGGCGATCGACATAGGCGGCGAGGTCGTCATAGCCGAGCACGACGTCGGCGATCTTGCCGGACTTGTCGGGGCCCTTGAACGACTGCAGCGTGGCGCCGTAGCTGAGGATGCGGGCGGAGACGCCGTGCGCGTTGGACAGAGTGACGGCTTCCACGGCGGTGCCGTCCTTGAGCGTGCCCGCCGCTTCGCGCTTTGCTTCCGCGGCGCTGGCCGAATGCGCCGTCAGCATCGCGCCGATCGCGCCCGCAATTGCGAGTCTTGCCTTGCCCATTGCATCTCCTCTCGGGTCGTCGGCGCCGTTGACGCGCCCTTCCCGCGCTATATAGTCTGACAAAAATCGGAATGGAAGCTGGCTGGGAATCCTTGGATAGACCCGCTAGGCCGGCCGCTCCAAGGAGAGAAGGATCGCGATGCCCGCACCCATCAACGCAGCCTCCACGGCGGCAGGGCACCAGCCCGCTGCCGGCGGAAGCTACCGTCCCGCACTGACGCTGCTCGCCAGCCTGTTTTTCATGTGGGGCTTCATCACCGTCATCAACGGAACGCTGCTGCCGCACCTGCGCAGCGTGTTCGAGCTCAGCTATTTCCAGGCCTCGCTGATCGAGAGCGTCTGGTTCATCGCCTATTTCTTCGCGTCGATCCCGTCGGCCAAGCTGATCGAGCGGATCGGCTATCAGAAGTCGCTGGTCACCGGGCTGCTGATCATGGCGGTGGGCGCGCTCGGCATGACGCTGGCGGCGAGCCTGCCGTCTTATGGCGTCACGCTGGTGATGCTGTTCGTGATCGCCAGCGGCATCACGCTGCTCCAGGTCGCGGCCAACCCGTATGTTGCGGTGATCGGCGCGCCGGAGACTGCGTCGTCGCGCCTCAACCTGGTGCAGGCGATGAACTCGGCGGGCACGATGCTCGCGCCGCTGTTCGGCGCCTATCTCATCCTTGGCCGTTCCAAGGGCGGCACCGCGGAGACCGGCACGGTGCTGACTCAGGCCGAGCGCCTGGCGGACGCG
Encoded here:
- a CDS encoding aldose epimerase family protein, which gives rise to MGKARLAIAGAIGAMLTAHSASAAEAKREAAGTLKDGTAVEAVTLSNAHGVSARILSYGATLQSFKGPDKSGKIADVVLGYDDLAAYVDRPNYFGVTVGRYANRIAGGKFALNGKTYQLPLNDKTTSLHGGGQGFDKKVWRILSVDNGPTARVVFGLTSPDGDSGYPGTLEVKVTYSLDEEGALQIAYDAATTKPTVVNMTNHAIFNLAGEGSPMGAMGHLLTIPATAYTPVNAALIPTGELRPVSGSVFDFRKARIIGEGLRDGTDQQIRYGQGYDHNFALDKGVTAKPELAARLEDPASGRVLEVLSTEPGVQFYTGNFLDGTFYGKAGHLYRMGDGIALEPQKFPDAPNQPAFVSARVDPGKPYRHVMIYRLSVSQ